caacaaatccatctctctgcttgtcatgcggacaggcggatccgtcttgtttatttttaaaaaaaattaccggcattctggtattctgaatgccggatctggcactaatacattcctatggggaaaaatgccggatccggcattcaggcaagtcttcagtttttttttgccggggataaaaccgtagcatgctacggttttatcttttgcctgattagtcaaaatgactgaactttttattattttccggtatagagcccctgtgacggaactctatgccagaaatgaaaaacgctagtgtgaaagaaccctaaaatattaagtttaaatccccctttccaattttacatataaaatatataaacaataaataaataaacatattacatagcgctgcgtccgaaaagtccaaactattaaattagtgaaaaatatctcctatgcggtgagcgccgtaacagaaataaataaataaataaaaaccatgcgattcgccattttttttgtcaccttgtcaccccaaaaaataggataggactgttctattatgggccgaacgtttcataaaatgcgaaatgcacgcagcttttttggcgttttatttattttttgcgtaatattgagtatcacaatacttttttatggtgacaaaaacgaatcaaaatttttgtatcaaaacaaccctacgccgatctgatcggcgtagcgtggtcacgataccaaaattttgattcggtttcgatttggcgactaaaaatttaatttggctccaaaatttttcagttcaggagccaatggcttctaggtatttttttagtctggagcactgcttagtggtcactactcactTGAGCTGTTATCTGTATTAAtctcctctgtactctgctcatcacccctcacatatgtctctgtaggattaaaattgttcagatcttcacccggattcacaagctgtgaaacaaatattgtagaagtcatcagaTGGTTGGAGAAGCtgtgtaaaatattttatatgACCAGAAAAGATCAGTAATTAGAACAGAACCGACCATAATATATGTGTTATGGGGGTGCCACACTGTTCCAATACTACAGGAGGTACTGGGAAACTGTTCagatgtgatgatgatgttgttatGAGAACTGTGTTACTGAGAGTAATTCAAGAACACTGTTTAGGACAGGCCaggtaaagtgataaaaaagtgctGGTGGTAGTGTGTAAGGTCAGACCAAATGAGGtcacctgaggataggccatatgGAGTTAGCTGGTGGGCGGTAGACAGAGATGGTAAGGCTGAGTAGAGTGGTGCAGCATGTTCAGTAAAGCTGCTATGAGACTGCTAGTTGGCCAAAGGACAAACACCAGAGGGTCCAAAGTGCCTGAGAGGTGCCTCATGAACAGACCCAATTGATGGCCCCAGGGAAGATGAAAGATCTCAGAAAAATGGTTGCAATACTCTTGTGCAACCACAATAGTTCTGAAGGGGTTGACAGAGGAGGCCATCTTAAAACTCTCCATAGGCAGGAAACTGTGAGAAGAACCAGACAACATACGATATCAATGGTTTGCTGTGATCCCGCCATCTCCacctttctcattatacaaggagAAAACATGCAATACTGGTtgataaaacaagactgaacacaagatcttcacagccttctacagatcACAGGGAACATTTTATAAGACCTTATGTCagtctacctgatcatcctgtgggacattgtgatgttcttctgaaccatcctgtcgaagaagaggactgggacatctctctggtgttctcatctcttccttaactgtaggaaacacatccagtgactgaattaattCCTTACATACAAATAATGAGAGGATGTGTGTGTtctgtcatgtctattacctggtgatgtgaggggccggtgatcctccattatgatgtccttgtacagatctttgtgaccttttaaatactcccactcctccacgGATAAATAGAccgtgacatcctgacaccttataggaacctgacaacagaATGATACAGTCAttacccagatcccttcatagcgttcctgtataatgtcccagcagtgtcacctctccagtcaacagctcaatcatcttgttggcgagttctaggatcttctctctattgatttcctcatgtatcaaGGGGTGAGGTGGAGGCTTTGTGATTGGGATCAGGGTTCTcccccatccttcagacacaggggcctgacagcgctcactagaggtcttcttcactagtgtgtagtcctggttatggagagacacagtaataaatatcactccatacatttCCAGAGTCcttcacctctccagtcatgtccatctgttagtaacatagataagatgatgtaatgtgacatcatcagaatctttCACCTCTCCAGTAATCcagaagaggatctctagggtaagatttattatactctccgccatcttgtccctgtTCCTATCCATCCTTGatgggtcaatcaggagaagggTCTTATATAGAAGAGGTCCACGgagcggatcctatattgtaggaacctgaatgaaAAGAAGATGAAACAATGtaaaatcctacaaaatcccatgtaaaatacaattaccGGAGATAACAAGAGGAGACATCGGAGGAGATGATAAAGATGTTGGGTTCTCTTCTTTTACAGCTGGGGACCAGCACTGTGATGGTGGAACAGACATGGCAGGACCAGGGGCAGCTTCATGGCTCTGTGGCCCCTTCTATAATtccatcacacaggatagaagtCCTTCTACTATACAGCAGATAGATAAA
This is a stretch of genomic DNA from Bufo gargarizans isolate SCDJY-AF-19 chromosome 3, ASM1485885v1, whole genome shotgun sequence. It encodes these proteins:
- the LOC122931450 gene encoding gastrula zinc finger protein XlCGF53.1-like is translated as MDRNRDKMAESIINLTLEILFWITGEDYTLVKKTSSERCQAPVSEGWGRTLIPITKPPPHPLIHEEINREKILELANKMIELLTGEVPIRCQDVTVYLSVEEWEN